A DNA window from Coffea arabica cultivar ET-39 chromosome 6c, Coffea Arabica ET-39 HiFi, whole genome shotgun sequence contains the following coding sequences:
- the LOC113691318 gene encoding AP2-like ethylene-responsive transcription factor At1g79700 translates to MTKISQQNQRNNSNLGNGINNSAIKVKRTRKTVPRDSPPQRSSIYRGVTRHRWTGRYEAHLWDKNCWNESQNKKGRQVYLGAYDDEEAAAHAYDLAALKYWGQDTTLNFPLATYQKELKEMEGQSREEYIGSLRRKSSGFSRGVSKYRGVARHHHNGRWEARIGRVFGNKYLYLGTYATQEEAAIAYDMAAIEYRGLNAVTNFDLSRYIKWLRPNATNSTTTSAAIAEPNPNVDTNFMPTPDQMLASSSIYHPQTEQQPQPLDITTDITLNQSRPASATSALGLLLQSSKFKEMMEMTLAAECPVALTTPESEPTQCSIPDDAQSFFTTPDMGSYIDQSQEDIFSELINPFMQPMLQFDFDV, encoded by the exons ATGACGAAGATTTCACAGCAAAACCAAAGGAACAATTCAAACCTTGGGAATGGGATCAATAATTCTGCTATCAAAGTGAAAAGAACTAGGAAAACTGTCCCTAGGGACTCTCCTCCTCAGCGTAGCTCGATTTATCGAGGTGTCACAAG GCATCGATGGACTGGAAGATATGAAGCTCATTTGTGGGACAAGAATTGCTGGAATGAGTCTCAGAACAAGAAAGGAAGACAAG TCTACCTTG GCGCCTATGATGATGAAGAAGCAGCTGCACATGCTTATGACTTGGCTGCACTTAAGTACTGGGGTCAAGATACGACCCTTAACTTTCCA TTGGCAACTTATCAGAAAGAACTGAAAGAAATGGAGGGTCAGTCCAGAGAAGAATATATTGGATCATTGAGAAGGAAGAGCAGTGGTTTCTCACGAGGAGTGTCCAAGTATAGAGGAGTTGCAAG GCATCATCACAATGGAAGGTGGGAAGCTCGAATTGGCAGAGTTTTTGGCAACAAATATCTTTATCTTGGAACATATG CAACTCAGGAAGAGGCTGCAATTGCATACGACATGGCTGCCATTGAATATCGAGGACTTAATGCTGTAACAAATTTCGACCTCAGTCGTTACATAAAATGGTTAAGACCTAATGCCACCAACAGCACCACCACCTCCGCTGCGATCGCCGAGCCTAACCCTAATGTAGACACCAATTTTATGCCAACCCCAGATCAAATGTTGGCATCAAGCTCCATCTACCACCCTCAGACCGAACAACAGCCGCAACCATTGGATATTACCACCGACATAACCCTAAACCAATCGCGCCCTGCCTCAGCAACATCAGCCCTTGGTTTGTTACTTCAGTCATCAAAATTTAAGGAAATGATGGAGATGACTTTGGCAGCTGAGTGTCCGGTGGCCTTAACCACGCCGGAGTCTGAACCAACGCAATGTAGCATTCCTGATGATGCACAATCATTCTTCACTACACCTGACATGGGCAGCTACATTGATCAAAGTCAAGAGGACATTTTTAGCGAGCTAATTAACCCTTTCATGCAACCAATGTTACAATTCGACTTTGATGTTTAA